The genomic segment GGGTTTGGCTTTCGCAATGCATCCGGTATTGAATTCGGATTGCCTGTCCATGCCTCATCGACGACTGGATTTAAGGTATCAAAGTTCGAGTCCGAATCTTGGCAGGAAGAGAGGGAAACAACTGAAAGTAAGAAGATAAAAAAAAGTAACTTGCGCATTTAAATTCCTTTGCTAGAGTCTTCCGACAAAATGAAAGATCCCTTCCATCAAACTCTTTTATACGAGATCAACTCAAGGATTTTTTGCTTAGAAAATTCCTGCCGCCTCAGCACAATACCAGAGATATTTTGGGAATCGGAAGAGGTAAAGGCAGCCAATGAGATTTGGTGGATGGGCATTTGGGAACAGAGCCCTGCCTCCCACAATATCGCGGCAAAGCACCCCGATCTCCAAGAAGAATTCAAAAAGAGTAAAGAGCATCTTTCGGAAAAAGACATTTTGGCCTCACCCTATGCGATATATGAATATAAACCCAATCCTCTTCTCACCTCAGAACAGGAGCTAGGAGAACTTAGAGAGATAATGAAAAGAAGAGGTAAATCTCTCATCCTCGACTTTGTACCCAACCATATGTCTGTTGATACCAGTTATCTTACCAATAAACCGCATCTTTTTTTACAAACTGAAATCGCAAACCAAAACTCCTTCATTTTCCAAGGAACTCGGTATGCACATGGTAGAGATCCTTACTTCGATGCTTGGACGGACACGATCCAATGGGATTTTTCCAATGAAGAAACTCTTTCCTTTCACATTGATATTCTTCTCTACATTGCTCAATTTGCTGATGGTGTTCGGTGTGATATGGCTATGCTTCCGCTTGAGGATGTTTTTGCATCTACTCATGGCAAACGCGCTCTTCCTTATTGGGGTCCACTCATAAAAACTATAAAATCAAAATACCCAAATTTTAAATTTTATGCAGAGGCATATTGGAACCGCGAATACGAATTACAATCATTAGGCTTTGATGCAACATATGATAAAACTCTCTATGATCGATTTGTGAATGGCGATGCCTTCGCCATCAAAGCTCACCTTACTGCCGATCAAAACTACCAAAACAAATCCATTCGATTCCTGGAAAATCATGATGAGGACCGAGCGATGAAGGTTTTCCAAGACCAGTCATTATTTTACTTTTCACTTTTGTGTTTCTTGCCAGGAATAATTTTATACTACCAAGACCAAGTGAACGGATTTGAAAAAAAACTTCCTGTTCAACTCGGAAATAGAGATTTAGAAGAAACCAAAAAACCAATCAGGTCTTTTTATGATCGAATATTCTCAAATATGCAGAACAGAAAGCACCCTCATCGGGAAATTCCAGAATACTATCTGTATACGGACGGAGAAATTCTGCCCTATCTCTTGACCTGCGAACCGAATAGAAAGGAGCTCATCATTTTAAATTTGATGCAGTACCCGATGTCCGGCCGGATTTTTTTAACAGGTGAAAACTTTCCTAAGGCGGAACTAAAGGATTTGATCAGTGGTTCTTCCTTTCCTCGACCTACTTCCGAAAAAGAGGGACTGTACTTTTATTTAGAAGCAAAAGAAGCACAATGGTTCATTTTTTAACCCTTTCTGCAAAAATGACACCATTGATGAATCGTAAATTTTCTAAAATTTCCTTCAGTTGATCAAGATGTTCGACTTCTAACATAAATTTTGCGGTAAGGGTTCCATTCGAGTGCGAACTTGCACCTGCTTCTAAAATGTTGGTTTCAGTGGACGAAATGCACTCAACCATGGAAAGATAGATCCCTTGCACATCCCGAGCGCGGACTTCAATTTGTACGGGTATCGGTTCACCAGGACCTTCCCACCGTACAGGTATGGTTTTCATCCATTCCACTTGTTTATTTGCGGTTTCGCAGTCTTTTTTGTGTACGCTGACACCACGACCTCTTGTAATAAAACCAATGATCTCATCACCAGGAATCGGAGTACAACAAGAGGCAATGCGAACGGGCACATCTGTCCAACCAGCGACCGAAATACCATATTCTTTTGAATCTTTTTTTGCCGTATTACTCTTGTAAGGCTTTTTTACCTTTGCCCTTTTGATCTCTTTGATGGCATTCTCATCAATTACAGATTGAGGATCTGAAACGGTAACCATTGTATCTTTTTGAGATTCTTCTTGGAGCTTTCGAAAATATTGTCTAAGCTTTTGCCTGGCCGAAGCAGTTTTGACAATACGTATCCAAATCGGAGAAGGTTTTGTATTTTTATCTGTCACAATCTCAACTTGGTCACCCGATTTTAACTCTGTCCTTAAAGTTACCATCCGACCATTGACTTTTCCACCCTTAGCATGTAGACCGACATCTGTATGGATACGAAAGGCATAGTCTAATACCGTTGCACCTTTCTGCATTTCCATAATCTCTCCTTTCGGAGTAAAAACAAATACCTCATCTTCGTGTAGATCGTATTGCAGCTCTTCTAAAAACTCTTTGGAATCTAAATTTGGATCCTGCCATGATTTCAATACTTCTAACCATTTGAGTTTGAATGCGTTTTCGATTCCATTTTGTAGAGAGATATTTGTTTTGGATAAGGTTGTGGATTCTTTATATGCCCAATGTGCAGCGATCCCATTCTCTGCAATGGCATTCATTTCTTTCGTGCGAATTTGAACCTCCATTGGCTTTCCATCTGGGCCGAAGACTGTTGTATGGAGTGATTGATATAAATTGGTCTTTGGCGTCGCTATATAGTCTTTAAAACGTCCGGGTATGGGAGTCCAAAGTGTATGGACAATACCTAGGACGCCATAACAGTCCTTAATTTCATTTGTAATGATACGTACTGCTCTTAAATCGAAAATTTCCGAAAAGGATTTTTCTTTTGTTACCATCTTGCGATAAATAGAGTAAAAATGTTTTGCCCTACCTTCAATCTTTGCATCAATATTAATTTCAGCTAATCTCTGTTTTAAGATGATTTTTATCTTTTCTATATATTCATCTCTTTCAGATTTTTTGGCAGAGACTCTCTTTTTGATTTCTTGGTATTCTTCTGGGTGTAGAGACTGGAATGCTAAATCTTCTAACTCGAACTTTACCTTATATACTCCTAACCTACCAGCAATGGGTGCATATAAAGATAAGACTTCTTTCGCAATCCTTCTTTGTTTTTCTACAGGTTGAAACTTGAGAGTTCGGACATTGTGTGTTTTATCTGCTAATTTTATGAGCATCACACGGACGTCTTTTATTGTAGCTAACAACATCTTTCGGATATTTTCAGCTGCCTCTGACTCTTTTGATTGGGATTTAATTTCAGAAATTTTTGTTACACCTTCTACAAGGGCAGCAATGTCATCTCCAAATTCCTT from the Leptospira ryugenii genome contains:
- a CDS encoding alpha-amylase, coding for MKDPFHQTLLYEINSRIFCLENSCRLSTIPEIFWESEEVKAANEIWWMGIWEQSPASHNIAAKHPDLQEEFKKSKEHLSEKDILASPYAIYEYKPNPLLTSEQELGELREIMKRRGKSLILDFVPNHMSVDTSYLTNKPHLFLQTEIANQNSFIFQGTRYAHGRDPYFDAWTDTIQWDFSNEETLSFHIDILLYIAQFADGVRCDMAMLPLEDVFASTHGKRALPYWGPLIKTIKSKYPNFKFYAEAYWNREYELQSLGFDATYDKTLYDRFVNGDAFAIKAHLTADQNYQNKSIRFLENHDEDRAMKVFQDQSLFYFSLLCFLPGIILYYQDQVNGFEKKLPVQLGNRDLEETKKPIRSFYDRIFSNMQNRKHPHREIPEYYLYTDGEILPYLLTCEPNRKELIILNLMQYPMSGRIFLTGENFPKAELKDLISGSSFPRPTSEKEGLYFYLEAKEAQWFIF
- a CDS encoding RelA/SpoT family protein encodes the protein MGLYQDIQSEEELFQAIEKRLGSEKVNLVKKAYDVAYRMHDGQKRLSGEPYIIHPMNVASVLDDLGLDERAIAAGLLHDVVEDTNYSKDDMAKEFGDDIAALVEGVTKISEIKSQSKESEAAENIRKMLLATIKDVRVMLIKLADKTHNVRTLKFQPVEKQRRIAKEVLSLYAPIAGRLGVYKVKFELEDLAFQSLHPEEYQEIKKRVSAKKSERDEYIEKIKIILKQRLAEINIDAKIEGRAKHFYSIYRKMVTKEKSFSEIFDLRAVRIITNEIKDCYGVLGIVHTLWTPIPGRFKDYIATPKTNLYQSLHTTVFGPDGKPMEVQIRTKEMNAIAENGIAAHWAYKESTTLSKTNISLQNGIENAFKLKWLEVLKSWQDPNLDSKEFLEELQYDLHEDEVFVFTPKGEIMEMQKGATVLDYAFRIHTDVGLHAKGGKVNGRMVTLRTELKSGDQVEIVTDKNTKPSPIWIRIVKTASARQKLRQYFRKLQEESQKDTMVTVSDPQSVIDENAIKEIKRAKVKKPYKSNTAKKDSKEYGISVAGWTDVPVRIASCCTPIPGDEIIGFITRGRGVSVHKKDCETANKQVEWMKTIPVRWEGPGEPIPVQIEVRARDVQGIYLSMVECISSTETNILEAGASSHSNGTLTAKFMLEVEHLDQLKEILENLRFINGVIFAERVKK